The Actinomyces lilanjuaniae genome segment TTCCAGGAGGTCGGCACCATGGAGGGGCACCTGCTGGGGTGCAACCGGCGCTTCCGTGACGTCCTGCGGGAGCAGGGCATTGACCTCGTCTACCGGGAGTACGTCGGGGGTCACGACTACGCCTGCTGGCGGGGCGGGATCATCGACGCCCTCCTCCACTTCTTCCCCAGCCAGGACACAGCCAGAGCCGAGGCAGGCAGCCCCCACCCGCCCTCATCCGCTACAGCCCCGTCCGCTGGCCCTGCCCCCGTCGGTGGTCCCGGCAAAGCAGTCAGCGGGGAGCAGGCATGACCAGCACCGGGCTGCCCCAGGCCATCGTGGTAACCGGCGCGTCCGGGGGCATCGGCTCTGCCGTGGCGAGTCTCCTGGCCTCCCGGGCGCAGGAGCACGGCGCAGCCACCGTCATCGGCACCGACCTGAACCCGCCGCACGACCGCTCCTACCGACCCGCAGACGGCCAGGCAGGCCGCCCAGCCACGGTCCTGCCCGCTACGGGCGGCGGGTCCGGTCCCGGGAGGCCAGCGCCTCAGACGGCACCCCAGGAGGAGGGCGTGAGGTGGTGCAGCCTCGACGTCACCGACGCCGTGGGCGTCGAGGCGTTCTTCGAGCAGGTGGCCAGCTCCTACCGGCTGCGCGCCGTCGTCCACGCCGCTGGTGTCCTGGTCCACGGTCCCGCGCTGGACACCCCGGCCGAGCAGGCCGCGCAGGTCATGGCCGTCAACGCCCTGGGAACCGTCAACGTCTGCACGGCGGCAGCGCGCCACATGACCAGCCAGGACCCCGGGGACATCCCCGCCGGGACCCGCAGCCTGGTCACCGTCGCCTCCAACTCGGCGCTGCGTCCCCGCAGCGGCCTGGCCGCCTACAGCGCCTCCAAGGCAGCGGCCTCGCAGTTCACCCGCAGCCTGGGACTTGAGCTCGGTCCTGCCGGCATCAGGTGCAACGTCGTGGCACCGGGCACCACACTGACCCCCATGGTCCGCGCCATGTGGGCAGGGCAGGACCGCCGTGCCCAGACCGTGAGGGGTGCGCCGGAGATCTTCCAACCCGGTATCCCTCTGGGACGTGTCGGTGAGCCTGCCGACGTCGCCCACACAGTAGCGTTCCTGGTCTCGGAGGGGGCACGTCATATCACCCTGGCCGAGCTGGCGGTTGACGGAGGGACGAGCCAACGATGACGATCAGCCTGCCGCAGCCCGCGCGCACGGACGATCTCCCTGAGCCTCTGCCCGAGCCCCTGCCCGACTTCCTCCTCGCTTCGCGGCACTGGGAGATGCACGCCCGGGGAGGGCGACTCCTCCAGCCGGTCCTGGCCCCAGACCCTCGGTCGGCGGCAGCCGAGCTGCTTGGCGTGCTGCGCCACGCAGAGGAGGAGACCGGCCAGGCCCACGTGCTGTGCGGGCTCATCCCCTTCGACCTGTCAGAGCCTGCCCACCTGCGAGTCACCAGCGCGGTGTCCTGGCGCCCCCGCCGCTGGACCACGCCGAGCCCCGCCCCCCAGGAGCCGCCAGGCCTGCCTGGACACGGCGGCCAGGTACCGAGCCCGCCGCAGGACAGCCCCTGACGGCACTGACCAGCTCCCCTGCCACCGGCACTGCCGACACTGCCCTTGCCGGTAGTAGCCTCGTCGGCACCGACGCAGGCCGCACCGACACCGGATTCATGGACAACGTCCGCACAGTCCTGGACCTCCTCGGGCACGAGGGCCTCCAGAAGGTCGTGCTATCCCGGTGGGTCGATGTCGCGCTGCCTGACTACCTCGACCCTGCCCGGCTTGCCTCGTGCCTTGTGGGCCGTCTCATGACGGACAGGCACCGTGACGCGGACGTCTACTGCGCCACTGACGCCCAGGGCCGGACCTGGCTTGGCGCGTCCCCGGAGGTGGTGGCAGACACGCGGGACGGTCTCTTCCTCACCGCCCCCCTGGCCGGGTCGCTGCCGCGCAGTGTCGAGCGCACGCAGGCCGTGGCCCGCCTGACGGGCTCCCCCAAGGAGATGAGAGAGCACGCCCTCGTCGTTGATCAGGTCGCAGCCAGT includes the following:
- a CDS encoding SDR family oxidoreductase yields the protein MTSTGLPQAIVVTGASGGIGSAVASLLASRAQEHGAATVIGTDLNPPHDRSYRPADGQAGRPATVLPATGGGSGPGRPAPQTAPQEEGVRWCSLDVTDAVGVEAFFEQVASSYRLRAVVHAAGVLVHGPALDTPAEQAAQVMAVNALGTVNVCTAAARHMTSQDPGDIPAGTRSLVTVASNSALRPRSGLAAYSASKAAASQFTRSLGLELGPAGIRCNVVAPGTTLTPMVRAMWAGQDRRAQTVRGAPEIFQPGIPLGRVGEPADVAHTVAFLVSEGARHITLAELAVDGGTSQR